The sequence GAAGGCCCGGTTAATGTGTTGTTTGCGAGTAAGCTGCTGTATAAGCAGTTGCTCACTATTACCGGCCCACTGCATGCGTACTAAATAGTGCTGGCGCGGGTCGCCGGGAATATCCATCCACTGTGTTGTACCACCACTGGCCGGCATGACACCAATACGCATAGCGGCGTTGGTTTCACCGACTTTCGGGTAAGGAAACTTTTTAAGCGTAGGGTACAGTTCGTCGGTGTTATTGATCATGGTAAACACCGGCGTGCCTTCGGTATCGAGCTGCCAGTAGGCAATGTGCTGCCCATCCGGGCTCCAGCGGAAACCGTCACGCAGGAAGAACTCTTCCTCATTCACCCAGTCGAAGGTACCGTTCACAATGGTGTCGTTACCGTCTTTGGTGAGCTTGTTAATGCGGAAGCTGTTTAAGTCCTGCACGTAAATGTTGTTCTGCATCACATAAGCGACTTTGGTGCCCTGCGGGTTAAACTTGGCAAACTGCAGTGTCGACTCGGGGGCGTTGCCGCCAAGTTTCTTCAGTTCATTATTACTGCGGTTTAAGACCCAATAGTCGCCCAGCGTATGGGTGCGCCATGAGCGTTTTGTATTGGTAAAAATTAATACTTTGTTGCCATCGTCAGACCAGACGTAGTCAGCAATATGCAATGCTTTGTCTTTACCTTTTGGCGTCAGTTGTTCGGCGCTGACTAACACGGTGCGTTCGTTAGTCTCCGGATGGTAACGGACAATGTCGCGACCATTCGTAGACTCGGACTCTTCCAGTGTTGTATAACCTGAGCCATCTTCCAGCCAGCGAGTCGGCGCGGGATGCTCAACGTTAAAGGTGTCGCTGGCAAAGATTTTCTCAGGTGTAAGCTGGCTACTACCAGTAACCTCAGCTTGCTTAGATTCTTCTGAGGACTGTGTGCCGCCCAGGTTACTACAGGCGCTTAAGGTGACAATGGCCGTAATTCCAGCCATTAAGCGCAAAGAGCGAAAAGAGGTGTCAGACATGACATTTACCTTTATTCTGATTTATTAACGATTTGATAATACCGTAAAAAACGCAGGAAACCACATAAGCGTGGTTGAAGACTCGCTTAAAGACCCAATATCTACCGTAAGCATTTTGAAAAAATTGAGGTAACAATGAGCCAGAATCCGCTACTTGAACAAGGTCAACTTCCTGACTTTGAAAGCATTAAGCCAGAGCATGTAAAACCTGCGGTAGAACAATGCATTAATGATGCACGAAAAACGATTGACGACGTGCTGGCGCGAGGGGATTTCAGCTGGAACGGCTTAATTGAACCGTTAACCGACGCCGATGAAAAGTTAGAGCATGTGTGGGCGCCGGTGTCGCATTTAAATTCGGTGGTTAGTACGCCAGAGCTTCGTGAAGCCCATGACAGTTGCCTGCCGTTGCTGTCTGACTATGCAACGTATGTGGGTCAGCACAAAGGCTTGTTTGATGCCTACGAAACGCTGCGTAACAGTGATGAATTTACCGAGCTGACCGAAGCTCAGCAGAAGCTCATTAACGATACCTTGCGTGATTTTCGTTTGTCGGGTGTCGATTTACCTGCGGACAAAAAGAAACGCTACGCTGAAATTTCGTCTCGTCTATCTGACTTATCGTCGACGTTCAGCAATAACTTGCTGGATGCAACTCATGCCTGGACGTGCTTAATCACGGACGAAAGTCGCTTAGCCGGACTGCCTGACAGCATTAAAGAAGCGGCGAAAGAAACCGCGGCCGATCAGGAAAAAGAAGGCTGGTTATTTACTCTGGACATTCCGAGCTACCTACCTGTGATGCTGTATGCCGAAGACAGAGAACTTCGCAAAGACATGTATCAGGCCTTTGTAACGCGGGCTTCAGAAACCGGCCCTAACGGTGGTCAGTTTGATAACTCGGCAGTAATGGATGAGACCCTGGCTTTGCGCCATGAAATGGCGAAGTTGCTTGGCTTTAATGACTACGCTGAAATGTCGTTAGCGACGAAAATGGCGGAGTCACCCGAGCAAGTGCTGGGCTTTGTGAAAGATTTAGCGGACAAGTCCATGCCGCAGGCAAAAGAAGAATACGCCGAAGTGGAAGCTTTCGCTAAAGAGCAGGGCGTTGAGAAAATGGAAGCCTGGGATGTGCCATATTTCAGCGAGCAACTGAAGCAGCAACGTTATTCGATTTCTGATGAGTTACTGCGTCCATACTTCCCGGAACAGCAAGTGTTAAATGGCTTGTTTGACGTGGTTAAGCGCTTGTTTGGCATGACAGTGAGTGAACAAAAAGACGTAAAAACCTGGCACGAGCACGTGCGCTTTTTCCGCATTCACGACGCCGATGGTCACTTGCGCGGCAGCTTTTACTTAGACTTGTATGCTCGCCAAGGTAAACGAGGCGGAGCGTGGATGGCGGATTTTGTTGGTCGCCGAGTTCATGCCGACGGCGAGTTACAAAACCCGGTGGCGTTTCTAACCTGTAACTTCAGTAAACCCGTGGGTGGTAAACCTGCGCTCTTTACCCATGACGAAGTGCTGACGCTATTCCATGAGTTTGGTCATGGCTTGCATCACATGCTGACACAAGTTGATACGGCAGGGCTTTCCGGCATTAATGGCGTTGAATGGGACGCCGTAGAGCTGCCAAGTCAGTTTCTAGAAAACTGGTGTTGGGAGCCAGAGGCTCTGGCGCTTATTTCTGGCCATTACGAAACCGGTGAACCATTACCGCAGGAACTGCTGGATAAAATGCTGGCGGCACGTAACTACCAGTCGGCAATGCAAATGATGCGTCAGTTAGAGTTTTCCCTGTTTGATATGCGCATTCACCACGAGTTTGATGAAAGCAAAGGCGCGCGTATCAGCGAAATTTTGAGTGAAGTTCGTGAGCAGACCTCAGTGCGCATTCCGCCAGAGTACAACCGGTTCCAGCATAGTTTTGGACATATCTTCGCTGGTGGTTATGCTGCGGGTTATTACAGCTATAAATGGGCAGAAGTGTTGTCGTCAGATGCATTCGCACGTTTTGAAGAGGAAGGTATTTTCAGTGCCGCCACTGGGCGTGACTTCCTGCTAGTGATTTTGGAGCGCGGTGGCAGCCGTAAAGCCGCTGACTTATTTCAGGAGTTCCGCGGTCGCGAACCCAGCGTGGAACCGCTGTTACGTCATAGTGGCATCAAGGCTGCGTAACTATTAGGGCGCTGAGGCTATGAGGGCTCTTCATGAGGACGCCGTAGCCTGACGTTATTACGTCAGGTGCGGTATGGCCACTTGTGCCAATGCTTAATTATTGATCTTTGCTCTAAAGCTCATCGATCTCTCCTGATGCAATAGCATCAGGCGACAGGTGGATTATGCCAAGTTGGCCATAACTAAATTAACCACACCAACCAGACCTAAAACAAACAAAATGGTCAGAATAACGCCAATGATGATATAGGCTTTGGGGTTACCATGTTGGAAATCTCGTTGGCGGTTTTTCTCAGTTTGCACACCCAAAAACGCCGCCAGTACGCTGACAACCATGCTAACTAAACCGGGTTTTTGTTGTGTGTTTTCCTGCTGTTCAGACATGAATGTACGTCTTAACGAGAGTAGTTGTTTTTGTAACGTTCTTTTTGAGCGTCGCTAGAGCTCGAGAAAAGCTCTATTAGGTCAAAAAAATGGAACTGTACTGAACGGCTGTGACCTTTTAACCAGTCACCCCAAGTGACTTCTCCGGCTGCCAGTTCGCATTCTTTTTTCAACTGATTATTTTCACTGCCGGCAAGGAGTTGTTGGCATTGTTGAGTGGCATTTTGCTGGGCAAACAGAGTGCTAGGCGTTACCGCTGCAACTGAGGCAAGAGCCATCAGTGTCAGTGATAGAGTAACTATAGATAAGCGCATAACGTCCCCCAAAAGCATTAGACTGAACAATTTATCAGCGATTTTGTAAAAATTCCAGTCATCGATACGAATTTTTTTGTCCGCGGTTAGCTGCTACAATAGCCGCCACTTTTGACACCTTGGGATAAATAACGATGAAGCCTTTAATAGCCCCTTCTATTCTGTCCGCAGATTTTGCGCGTTTAGGTGAAGAAGTTGAGTCCGTATTAAATGCTGGCGCCGATGTTGTCCACTTTGACGTAATGGATAATCATTATGTGCCGAATCTGACTATTGGTCCGATGGTGTGCAAGGCATTGCGGGACTATGGCATTGAAGCGCCTATCGACGTGCATTTAATGGTTAAGCCGGTGGATAGAATTATTCCTGATTTTGCAAAAGCCGGTGCTTCTATTATTACCTTCCACCCGGAAGCGTCTGATCATGTGGACCGCACTTTGCAACTCATTCATGAGCATGGATGTCAGGCTGGACTGGTATTGAACCCAGCGACACCTTTGCACTACTTAGACCATGTTATGGACAAGCTTGATGTGATTTTGCTGATGTCGGTCAACCCGGGTTTCGGTGGTCAATCGTTTATTCCATCAACGTTAGATAAGCTCAAAGCGGTGCGCGAGCGAATTAATGACAGTGGTCGTGATATTCGTTTGGAAGTGGATGGCGGTGTCAAAGTTTCAAATATTGGTGAAATAGCAGAAGCGGGCGCAGATATGTTTGTGGCAGGCTCGGCTATTTTTAATGCGGATGATTATGCCAGTGTCATACAGACCATGCGTGATGAAATTGCTGCAGTAACAGGCTCGTAGAGGAAAGAAGAAGAATGTCGAAACCAATTGTATTAAGTGGTTGTCAGCCGTCAGGGCAGTTGTCTATTGGAAACTACATTGGTGCGTTGCGTCAGTGGGTGAATATGCAGGACACGCATGACTGTAAGTTTATGCTCGTTGACCAGCATGCAATAACGGTTCGGCAGGAGCCTGAGCAACTGCAGCAGGCGACGTTAGACGGTTTAGCGCTTTATTTGGCGTGCGGCTTAGACCCTGAGAAAAGCACCGTATTTATTCAGTCGCACGTACCGGAGCATGCACAGCTGGCTTGGGTGTTGAACTGCTACACGCAAATGGGCGAGCTGAACCGCATGACTCAGTTTAAAGACAAGTCGCAGCGTCATGCGAATAATATTAATGCGGGCTTGTTCACCTACCCCGCATTAATGGCGGCTGATATTTTGTTGTATCAGGCAAATGAAGTGCCGGTGGGTGACGACCAAAAGCAGCATCTGGAAATGACACGTAATGTCGCAGAGCGTTTCAATAATTTGTACGGTGATATTTTTACGATTCCTGAGCCTATGATTCCGAAAGTGGGCGCGCGGGTTATGTCGCTGCAAGACCCAACTAAAAAAATGTCTAAGTCGGATGACAACCCGAACAACTTTGTGGGTCTATTGGAAGAGCCGAAGAAAATCCTTAAGAAAATTAAGAAAGCGGTGACTGACTCGGATGAACAGGCGCGTATTTACTTTGATCCAACTGAAAAGCCTGGCGTATCTAATTTACTGAGCATTATGTCTGCCGCAACAGGTAAGTCGATAGACGAGTTAGTGCCTGAGTATGAAGACAAAATGTACGGGCACTTGAAAGTGGATGTGGCGGAGTCAGTGGTTGCTATGCTAGAGCCTGTTCAGCAACGTTACCATGAGATGCGCAATGATCAGGCATTCTTGCAAAGTGTTATGAAACAGGGCGCCGATAAAGCACGCGAAGCTGCCGCTAAAACTTTAAAAGATGTTTATAACGCCGTTGGATTTGTACCTTACCCAGAGGCGTAATGCCGGTACATGATTGTACTCATTGATAACTTTGATTCTTTTACTCATAACCTGGCTCGCTATTTTTGCGAGCTGGGCGAGTCGGTTGAGGTTTTCCGCAATAATGAAATTAGCGTAGCAGACATTGAGCGCTTAAACCCAGAGGCTCTCGTTATTTCTCCGGGACCCTGCACGCCCGACGAGTCTGGAGTTTCTTTGGAAGCCATTGCAGCTTTTAAGGATAGGCTTCCCATATTGGGTGTCTGCCTGGGGCATCAGGCATTAGCTCAAGTGTTTGGTTCAACCGTTGTTCGTGCGGAACGAGTAATGCACGGCAAAGTGTCTAGCCTGATGCATACAGGCCAAGGGCTGTTCGAGGGGTTACCCACCCCCATGAACGTGACGCGATATCACTCACTGGTTGTTGCGCCGGATACCTTATCTCAAGCATTTACTGTTGATGCCGAAACCAAAAGCGTAACGGGGCTGCAAGAGATCATGGCGATTCGACATAAGGCACTGCCACTTTTTGGTGTTCAGTTTCATCCCGAGTCGGTAATGACTAAGCAGGGACATAATCTGTTAGCGAATTTTTTACGTTATATACGATGATTGGTAACTGTTGCTAAGCACTGAAATTGCCGATACTTACGCTAGTAAACACTTCATAGGCGAGCATTGATGTTTCATTTTTTTTCAAATACCACGGAAGGTGGCAGTAAAGACCCCGCATTGCGGCTTGAGAAACGGTTTATTAACTATTTAATTAGCTTTCCGTTTGCGCGTAAAGCTCGCTCTGCGGCCGATGGTATTGAAGACGAGGAGAAGGAGCAGCGCCGTCAATTACTTGAGGTAGAGCGTCTAAACTACGAAGAGCGTGACAGAAAGGCGCAAGCACGCCAACGTTTTTCAGATAAAATTTCAGCAGAATTGCATGAGGAAATTTATCACCGTGCCTTGAAAACAATTGAAGACGGTGACTATGTTCGCGAGCGTTTAATCCCTCTTCCGGAAAAACTGCCTGAACTTCTCGATACCCTCAGTCTGAAAGCCGCTTCAATGCGTCGTATTGAATCTATCGTGCAGGGTATGGACTGGTTTCATACTGGCTTGCTGCGTACCGTTAATCAACCACCGTTTATTGATCGTAACAAGCAGGTAAAACTTGATAACTTGCGGGTGGCGATGAGTTTTGTGGGTACCGAGAACCTTCGGTTACTGGCACCAGCTTACATTATGCAAAACTGGTTACCGCCGTCGACACAGCCGTTTACGTTGTTTCGCAGAAAAGTCTGGGAGCATTCACTGGGTACCGCTATAGCGGCTCATAACATTGCGGTGGAAAGAAAGTTAAAAGATCCGATTTTGGCTTACACCATGGGGATGTTCCATGAGCTGGGCAAAATCGCGCTAACTAAGCTGTACTTGAAGCTGTTTGATGACGTGCAGCGTGAGTTCGCGATGGCCTCAGTTAACGACAAGTCTCCGGAACGACATAATGCGCTTGTTCAGTTAACGCCGGACGAGCGTTTTTTGCGGGACTTGATGTTAGAGAAAGATAAAGAAGTGAGTTATTTGGTTGCCGAAGGCTGGGGGTTGAAGCGGGTGCCAGTCAGCAAGCATTTGCTCGATTTTACCCAAGCAGACAGAACAACACCTCACTATGATTCCGAGTATGCTGAGGTATTAGCCCAGGCAAACGCTTATTGTGAATTCCGCATGATGCGGGAAGTCGACTTAGCGAGTCTGGAAGAAGGTAAGCACATATTGAACAAGTATTCGGTGTCGGCGGAAACGCTCGCCCGGCTAAATAACGTGAGTTTAAAACGTCCGCCAATCATTGTTCCTGACTAACATTCGAAGTCGGTGTCAATGAGCAGGTGACTAAACACTTCGGTTATATGCTCTTCCGGGTCGGTAAAACGAACACCAATACCGATTCGGCCCACTTCTTTACGCTGGTTCATAATTTGGCCGGACAGTGTCAACGGCTCTCTTTGCGACCCTGAACCTATGTTTACCTTGATATTCATGTGAGTTACATTCCCAGCTGCGTTTTGAGCTTTAAAAAGTATTCGGCAACCTGCTGAGGAAATATCGACAATGACACCGCTGGCAAGTTTTTTACGCTCTCCGGGTTGAACGGCTGCTGAGGTAACATCAACTGGGATGTGGGTGCTGACGCGCTTTTGAGCCCGCAACGCGCGCTGCTCAACTTCTTTAGGGTAGTCAAGGTAAACGAGCCGGAAAGGAAAGTTGGTTACCGCCCGTATTTTACTTTTGAAGGCAATACATTCACCAGTCTCACCTTCTAAAACTAATCGAACGATGACGGGATTGCCCTCATACAAAACGTCAACATAACTGCCGTCAGTTTTCGGGTTAGGTTGCTTCAACAACAAGTAGTGGCCGCTGTCAAATCCGATAAGTTGAAGCTTGGTGCGTACTTTGGTGGCAGATGCAAACTCAACGTCGATCATATCGCCCGGACGTAAGTAATTTAACTTCATATGGGGCTGAGATGATTCCGGTATTGTCGGTGTTTCTTTTTCCATAGCCTCTGCCGAAGTTGTATAAGGATAAGTTCAGGCTAAAAGAAGAATGGAAAAATTGCAATGCAATTCATGATACAGAGTTGTTAATAAATTTTACAAAAGGAAATTTAAGGAAAAAAGTGTGAGTAAAGATTCAGTGAGTACTGACACTTAAGCATAACTATTCAATTAAAACGCAATAAATTCCCAAATGCTGATGTGAAAAGGGTTTTGAAACTAATTAACACAGACAAGGTGGTCAAATTTTGGCATAATAACGCCCTTTTCAAGACATTCATTTGTTGACACCTTTGTTAATTCGCATGAGCGATAAGGACGAGAGTAATGACAGACAAAATGGCAGTAAATCGCGAAATGTTTAACGACGTTATGGTTCCAAACTACAACCCAGCGTCAATGATCCCAGTTAAAGGCGAAGGCGCCCGAGTGTGGGATCAAGACGGCCGCGAGTATGTGGATTTTGCCGGCGGTATTGCTGTTAACTGTTTAGGTCATTGTCACCCGGCAATGGTGTCAGCGTTACAAGAGCAAAGCCAAAAGTTGTGGCACTTAAGTAACGTATTTACTAATGAGCCGGCTATTCGCTTGGCTAAAAAATTAACAGACGCTACTTTTGCTGACCGTGTTTACTACGCAAACTCTGGCGCAGAAGCCAACGAAGCGGCACTTAAGCTGGCGCGTCGCTGGGCGATTGAAAAGCACGGCGAGCATAAGCAAAAGATTATTGCTTTTACTAAAGGTTTTCACGGTCGTACTTTCTTTACGGTAACCGTTGGTGGTCAACCGGCGTACTCAGACGGCTTCGGTCCAAAACCAGGTGCTGTTGAACACGTTGACTATAACGATGCTGAAGCGTTGAAAGCGCTTATTTCTGAAGACACGTGTGCCGTTATGATGGAGCCGCTGCAAGGTGAAGGCGGTGTTGTAGCGCCA comes from Idiomarina sp. X4 and encodes:
- the prlC gene encoding oligopeptidase A — protein: MSQNPLLEQGQLPDFESIKPEHVKPAVEQCINDARKTIDDVLARGDFSWNGLIEPLTDADEKLEHVWAPVSHLNSVVSTPELREAHDSCLPLLSDYATYVGQHKGLFDAYETLRNSDEFTELTEAQQKLINDTLRDFRLSGVDLPADKKKRYAEISSRLSDLSSTFSNNLLDATHAWTCLITDESRLAGLPDSIKEAAKETAADQEKEGWLFTLDIPSYLPVMLYAEDRELRKDMYQAFVTRASETGPNGGQFDNSAVMDETLALRHEMAKLLGFNDYAEMSLATKMAESPEQVLGFVKDLADKSMPQAKEEYAEVEAFAKEQGVEKMEAWDVPYFSEQLKQQRYSISDELLRPYFPEQQVLNGLFDVVKRLFGMTVSEQKDVKTWHEHVRFFRIHDADGHLRGSFYLDLYARQGKRGGAWMADFVGRRVHADGELQNPVAFLTCNFSKPVGGKPALFTHDEVLTLFHEFGHGLHHMLTQVDTAGLSGINGVEWDAVELPSQFLENWCWEPEALALISGHYETGEPLPQELLDKMLAARNYQSAMQMMRQLEFSLFDMRIHHEFDESKGARISEILSEVREQTSVRIPPEYNRFQHSFGHIFAGGYAAGYYSYKWAEVLSSDAFARFEEEGIFSAATGRDFLLVILERGGSRKAADLFQEFRGREPSVEPLLRHSGIKAA
- a CDS encoding DUF2970 domain-containing protein codes for the protein MSEQQENTQQKPGLVSMVVSVLAAFLGVQTEKNRQRDFQHGNPKAYIIIGVILTILFVLGLVGVVNLVMANLA
- the rpe gene encoding ribulose-phosphate 3-epimerase, encoding MKPLIAPSILSADFARLGEEVESVLNAGADVVHFDVMDNHYVPNLTIGPMVCKALRDYGIEAPIDVHLMVKPVDRIIPDFAKAGASIITFHPEASDHVDRTLQLIHEHGCQAGLVLNPATPLHYLDHVMDKLDVILLMSVNPGFGGQSFIPSTLDKLKAVRERINDSGRDIRLEVDGGVKVSNIGEIAEAGADMFVAGSAIFNADDYASVIQTMRDEIAAVTGS
- the trpS gene encoding tryptophan--tRNA ligase, coding for MSKPIVLSGCQPSGQLSIGNYIGALRQWVNMQDTHDCKFMLVDQHAITVRQEPEQLQQATLDGLALYLACGLDPEKSTVFIQSHVPEHAQLAWVLNCYTQMGELNRMTQFKDKSQRHANNINAGLFTYPALMAADILLYQANEVPVGDDQKQHLEMTRNVAERFNNLYGDIFTIPEPMIPKVGARVMSLQDPTKKMSKSDDNPNNFVGLLEEPKKILKKIKKAVTDSDEQARIYFDPTEKPGVSNLLSIMSAATGKSIDELVPEYEDKMYGHLKVDVAESVVAMLEPVQQRYHEMRNDQAFLQSVMKQGADKAREAAAKTLKDVYNAVGFVPYPEA
- a CDS encoding anthranilate synthase component II; translated protein: MIVLIDNFDSFTHNLARYFCELGESVEVFRNNEISVADIERLNPEALVISPGPCTPDESGVSLEAIAAFKDRLPILGVCLGHQALAQVFGSTVVRAERVMHGKVSSLMHTGQGLFEGLPTPMNVTRYHSLVVAPDTLSQAFTVDAETKSVTGLQEIMAIRHKALPLFGVQFHPESVMTKQGHNLLANFLRYIR
- a CDS encoding HDOD domain-containing protein, with the protein product MFHFFSNTTEGGSKDPALRLEKRFINYLISFPFARKARSAADGIEDEEKEQRRQLLEVERLNYEERDRKAQARQRFSDKISAELHEEIYHRALKTIEDGDYVRERLIPLPEKLPELLDTLSLKAASMRRIESIVQGMDWFHTGLLRTVNQPPFIDRNKQVKLDNLRVAMSFVGTENLRLLAPAYIMQNWLPPSTQPFTLFRRKVWEHSLGTAIAAHNIAVERKLKDPILAYTMGMFHELGKIALTKLYLKLFDDVQREFAMASVNDKSPERHNALVQLTPDERFLRDLMLEKDKEVSYLVAEGWGLKRVPVSKHLLDFTQADRTTPHYDSEYAEVLAQANAYCEFRMMREVDLASLEEGKHILNKYSVSAETLARLNNVSLKRPPIIVPD
- a CDS encoding flagellar brake domain-containing protein, whose product is MEKETPTIPESSQPHMKLNYLRPGDMIDVEFASATKVRTKLQLIGFDSGHYLLLKQPNPKTDGSYVDVLYEGNPVIVRLVLEGETGECIAFKSKIRAVTNFPFRLVYLDYPKEVEQRALRAQKRVSTHIPVDVTSAAVQPGERKKLASGVIVDISSAGCRILFKAQNAAGNVTHMNIKVNIGSGSQREPLTLSGQIMNQRKEVGRIGIGVRFTDPEEHITEVFSHLLIDTDFEC